Proteins found in one Lutimonas zeaxanthinifaciens genomic segment:
- a CDS encoding SDR family oxidoreductase, protein MKNSIPVNLEGKVILVTGGMGLIGKEISYSFLQQGAKVIFADLNLDSRDKYTDELEKNEIPKNNYLFLLLDITSESSCSDVIKSAVSKFGKLDVLINNAAIDAKFDKEGSSKINQSRFENYPIDLLRRSVEVNLTGTVIMTQVACKQMLKQGYGNIINVASTYSMVAPNQNLYDFGEGIQNFKPVDYIASKSFIPNFTRYIATFYANENIRCNAIVPHGIENNHPIDFKKNFGAMSPMGRMCEREELNGPFSFLASDASSYMTGSVLTVDGGWTAW, encoded by the coding sequence ATGAAAAATAGTATTCCGGTTAATTTGGAAGGAAAAGTGATATTAGTAACAGGAGGTATGGGATTGATTGGGAAAGAAATTTCTTACAGTTTTCTGCAGCAAGGGGCTAAAGTAATTTTTGCTGATCTAAATTTAGATTCAAGGGATAAGTACACTGATGAACTAGAAAAAAATGAAATCCCAAAAAATAATTACCTTTTTCTTCTCCTTGATATAACTTCCGAATCAAGTTGTAGTGATGTTATTAAAAGTGCTGTTTCAAAATTTGGCAAGCTGGATGTTCTTATCAATAATGCGGCAATTGATGCCAAATTTGATAAGGAAGGGAGTTCAAAAATAAATCAAAGTCGTTTTGAGAATTATCCTATAGACCTTCTTCGCAGATCAGTTGAAGTAAATTTGACTGGAACGGTAATTATGACCCAGGTGGCTTGTAAACAAATGCTTAAACAGGGATATGGAAATATTATTAATGTGGCGTCAACATATTCCATGGTAGCACCAAATCAAAATCTTTATGATTTTGGAGAAGGCATTCAAAACTTTAAACCTGTTGACTATATAGCATCAAAATCATTTATACCTAATTTTACGAGATACATTGCAACCTTTTACGCGAATGAAAATATAAGATGCAATGCCATAGTTCCTCATGGGATAGAAAATAATCATCCTATTGACTTTAAAAAGAATTTCGGTGCTATGTCTCCAATGGGAAGAATGTGTGAAAGAGAAGAATTAAACGGGCCATTTTCTTTTTTAGCCTCAGATGCATCAAGTTATATGACAGGTTCTGTTTTAACAGTTGATGGGGGATGGACAGCGTGGTAG
- a CDS encoding sulfotransferase domain-containing protein: MKKHVLIVGSNRSGTTWVGEMIRLSGKYNYIYEPFRGRDNLKVENPIRHHFEYVTKENHPLFKNYLDVCLSKQPLSLTKQLKIGSSFFEKNVFLLKWLFVSVKREFYFNDRFIIKDPLALFSVNWINENYDTATIVISRHPAAYVASIKRLGWRHNIGNILKQEEFVKKYLLHLRDELKSFNQTPDNLLQEATLRWKVYQSFINTLKRESNNYYFIRHEDLSSNVYNEYSKIYNYLGINMKQSVEEKIKELNSRDSEPLGQQVHVLKRDSFSNIKRWKEILTKSEIEYIRNQTINISKYEYNENDW, translated from the coding sequence ATGAAGAAACATGTGTTAATTGTTGGGAGCAATAGATCTGGAACGACATGGGTAGGGGAAATGATAAGACTTTCCGGAAAATATAATTACATTTATGAACCATTTCGAGGAAGGGACAATTTAAAAGTTGAAAATCCTATACGGCATCATTTCGAATATGTTACGAAAGAAAATCATCCTTTATTTAAGAATTATTTGGATGTATGTCTTTCTAAGCAACCTTTATCATTGACTAAACAACTTAAAATTGGCTCTAGTTTTTTCGAAAAAAATGTATTTCTATTAAAGTGGTTATTTGTTTCAGTTAAAAGAGAATTTTATTTTAATGACAGATTCATCATTAAGGACCCTTTAGCTTTGTTTTCTGTAAATTGGATAAATGAGAATTATGATACCGCTACTATTGTAATTTCCCGGCATCCTGCGGCGTATGTTGCAAGTATTAAAAGATTAGGATGGAGGCACAATATTGGAAATATTCTCAAACAAGAAGAGTTTGTCAAAAAGTATTTGCTTCATCTTAGGGATGAATTGAAGTCATTCAATCAGACACCGGATAATTTGTTACAAGAGGCGACATTACGTTGGAAAGTTTATCAATCTTTTATTAACACTTTAAAAAGAGAATCTAATAATTACTATTTCATAAGACATGAAGATTTATCTTCTAATGTATATAACGAATATAGCAAAATTTACAATTATTTGGGCATAAACATGAAACAATCAGTTGAGGAAAAGATTAAAGAATTAAACTCCAGGGACTCCGAGCCTCTAGGTCAACAGGTTCATGTTTTGAAAAGAGACTCATTTTCTAATATTAAACGCTGGAAAGAGATATTAACAAAATCTGAGATTGAATATATAAGGAATCAAACAATTAATATTTCTAAATATGAATATAACGAAAATGACTGGTAA